In one window of Gammaproteobacteria bacterium DNA:
- a CDS encoding site-specific integrase: HRIGAIRHLRWLDIDFEGWTIRWRAEHDKSGHEHVTPATGEALEVLEETRRKNPGPGEAPVLPAPKNPSKCMGPGVARVWWVRAEKLAGLEPKRGRGWHSLRRKFASDLMDQPLKVLCELGGWKEARTVLQCYQQADEGQLRTALENRRRARA, translated from the coding sequence GCCACCGCATCGGCGCAATACGCCACCTTCGGTGGCTCGACATCGACTTCGAGGGCTGGACCATCCGCTGGCGGGCCGAGCACGACAAGTCGGGGCACGAGCACGTCACGCCCGCCACCGGCGAGGCGCTCGAAGTTCTGGAGGAGACGCGGAGGAAGAACCCCGGACCCGGGGAAGCTCCGGTGCTGCCCGCGCCCAAGAATCCCTCGAAGTGCATGGGACCCGGGGTGGCCCGAGTATGGTGGGTCAGGGCCGAGAAGCTGGCGGGGCTGGAGCCCAAGCGGGGCAGGGGCTGGCACTCGCTGCGGCGGAAGTTTGCCAGCGATCTCATGGATCAGCCGCTCAAGGTGCTCTGCGAACTCGGTGGCTGGAAGGAGGCCAGGACGGTCCTCCAGTGTTATCAGCAAGCCGACGAGGGACAGCTTCGGACGGCGCTGGAAAACCGCCGGAGGGCTCGCGCCTGA